The window ataaaatcataaatatcaTAACAACAAATTACTAGTAAATTATTTCAAGTGATCTGTAATTCTTTTAattggtaaaatgaaaaatattcatctAACTGTGTCCAGACTGTAGCCTTCATCTAGGATTGATGTTCAAAATCTCTGGACGTCTTGTTGTGAACTGAGGAAACACAAGCATGTTCAcatattaatatcaatattattaACTATGATCTTGCATTGACATGTCCTTGTACTTCTCTGGGCACAGTAGTTACTTAGACTTTATGTATGTAATAtcagaataataaataagaataCCTGCAATTGGGTGTCAACATTTTCTAGATGTGGTCTGAAACCGTGAGATGTGTAAGTGCCTGCCAGTCCCAAGTTGTGAACCCCTGGGCAAAAGAATATGATCATGTTGAAACTTCAAATGTTGAGAGTCCTTGGTGAGAAGCTTTTTCctgaatttttaaaatatatcagtgcttactaaaaaaaaaaaaagaagaggaggacacaCCTGTATCAGAGAAATCAAAGAAGTCTTCCTCAAAAGCAGACAGTCTTCTGTCATAGCTGTTGTTCCTTTTCctaaaatagagagagagacagtatgATTTGTTTcacatgtcagtgtttgtaaCCTTATGATGACAGGCAGTGTTGCGAAGGttacttttgaaatgtaataagTTATAGATTTTGATTTCCccattaataatgtaatataaaaataatgtaacTTATTACATTTGatcacttttcatttctttacagTACCATTAATTTATTCTGTTGTTGCCATGTAGAAATTTCCCACCCTAATGACCTATAGAAGTTAAGggttaatgaaaacacaatgctaAATTAAGTTAATGAGTCATATTAAATCTCACACCTATCTGACCTGCATTATCTGAAAATATGCCAAAAGAAGGCGTTACTGCATTGCCAGAAGATGCAGAGCAAAGGACTTAATGTTATATAAATTTGTTGAGCATTTGCATATCACTATACCACTATATTCAAAGATGCATTTAAGACATCAAAACTCACCAAACTCCCATATATTTCTTTTTGACAATGACAGCTATGACAATGATAATCAAGAGCAGGAGTGCTGCTGCCAGTGACCCAAACAGTGCTCCATAGAAACCTGGACCCCGACGGAAGAGGTCACACTGTGGGCCATAAAACTGCTCCAGGCTAGACTCAAAGCACCTGGGTTAAAGAGCCACAAGAGTTAATTATATTGATACAATTTATATTACGAGCAAACATATCCAACATACTTAAGAttcttgaaattaaaataaaaacaagtttgtCTTACCTACAGGTAGGCCCTTTATGAATGTCATTGAAACATTGTCCATGTTGATGACAGTAATCAGGGTTTGTTTTGCAAGGTCCAACACACTGCCATTGACCATTACTAATCTCAGCAGTGTAATTAGCAAATTGAGTGCAGTTAACAAAAGGCTTCAGGTCAGTAACATctggtttaaagaaaaaaaaaaaagaaaaaacaatttcttAATTTCTTTGTCCAAGTACTACaattcaaatatgaaatatttggaCAAATATTGAATGAAGAAACTCTGAATgtaaaaaagcagcaacatgTTAAAGGTGCATGTTTAGGACTGAAAAATAGGACACTTACTGGTAATTGCAGGTGGTTGGAAAGTGAGTCCATTCAATGTCACACTGCTGCTATTAAAGGCCTGAGAAATCTTCCTGAGGTTACTTGTGTCATTCAAGATATTAGTCAAAACCCCATCAAGCTGACTGTTGACAAACTGGATTTGCGTTTCATTGTTTGCATAGCTGTACTCCGCCACACTCTCGGCAATGACAGATCCTTCTCTACagtagaaaaatagaaagaaattaccaaaagaaaaaaacctgtatttgattaaatcaataaagtttaataaaaaccTACGATAACTTGATGATTTCTACTTTTTCAAAGGATTGTGggtctgctgctctgcacagCGCTTCAAGCTGGAACACAGAACAAATGTTATTAAATCACAGTTATAGATACATGCTTGTTTTTGGATATTAACATCAAAAACAGTAGAGAGCAAAGCACATTCTATAAAAGGAAGATCCTTTTATAGGAAGAgcaattatttcattattaagaaatatatttaaagacaTAAGCAAATTCCGTGAAACTGGATCACTCAGTACGtcatccaaaaagaaaaaaaaagtatctacctgcagttttaatgtgttgaTGAATTTTAGTGATAGAGGTGAGCTTAAATCGTTAAAGGCTGGCTGAAAAGACACCTGAATTTCCAAGGTAAAATTTGCTTTTCGAGCTGGTACTGCTCCAGTATCTACAAAGAAATATGACAACATTATATTGAACTAACATTATACACAGAAATAACTTTTAACAATCAAAACTCAGGTAAGAAATACCAAAGCCAATAGCAAGAACATTTAAAATTGACCTATTGATAAAAGCCTCTAATTTATTTCTctattgaaaaaatatttttaggtaatgaaatatttttaagaaCTGGATGAAAAATCTCACCAATATGAGCGGCGGTGTTATTGTCTCCGAAAGAACAAATATCACCAAAAATAAACTCTTGACAGTGGCAGCTACATTTTCCaagtgttgtgttgtatttacagGTTCCCCCAGCACACTGACAGTCCTCATCTGTACACTGAGGAGTTGTAGAtggtgttgtcatggtgattgTAGCATTTGATGTAGAAGCCTTTGAAGTCTGTGCGGTTGGTGAAGATGTTTGTGGACTGCTActtgatttttcatttgttactgCAGTAGATTGGGTCAAAGGTTTTGTGTTGTATGAGACTGTAGAAAATGCATGGCTTGTTGCTGTAGTTTCCGAGTTTGGGTTAACAGCAGATGGAGATGAGAGAGTGGGTGTTACCATGTTAGTTGTGATGGTGGAGTTGACAATTGGTGTTGCTGTCTGTACTGTGTCCTTTGGAGTCATTGTCAGTGATGTGGAAGAATTAGTTGGTGAATGTGACACTGTGGATACATTTGTTGTAGATGTAACTGTAGTCCTTGATGTAAAGAGGGGCTGGTTGGTTGTCAAAAATGAGGTATTTTGAAGTACTGTGGAAGTTACACTTGATGTCCCCTGATTACTAGTTGGAGGCGCAGATGTGTTTCCAACTGATGTTGTTTGAACACTGTGTGTTGTAGTGAATGCTGTTGTAGAAAATTTCAGAGATGATGAAGTTTGCACAGGTATTTCCGACAGTTCCGTATTCTTAACAGTTGATGTTTGAAAGGAACTTGAAGGTGTGGAAGAAGGTGGAGAAGTCTTGGATTCATTTGTTATAGTGACAACCCGAGTCTGAGTTGAGAAAGTTGATTCTGATGAAGATTTTAGAGGTGCACTGGGTGATATCTCTTTGAGTGTGGTTGTTTCACTTGTTGGAATTGTAGTAGATGAGAGGGGCATTGTAGATTCCGTTGCAATCATTGGTGATGTTGAAAGAGTGGTCGAAACTTTGTTAGGAGAAGAACTTTCCATGGATGCTCTTgtagtttcagtgttttcaataGTTGAAGATTGGATCAAACTGACAGGTGTCAAAGAATGTGGAGAAGTCTTGGATTCATTTGTTATGATGACTGCTCCAGTCTGTGTTGAGAAAGTTGACTCTGCTGAAGATGTTTGAGCAATATTGGATGACGTTTCTTTGATTGTAATTGCTTCACTTGTGGGAAATATAGTAGATGAGAGGGAAGGTGTAGATTCAGTTGCAAACATTGGTGATGTTGAAAGAATGGTCGAAATATTGGTAGGAGAAGCACTTTGCATGGATGTTTTTAGCGTTTCAGTATTTTCTATAGATGAACCTTGAGTAGAACTGGAAGATGTGGAAGAATGTGAAGAAGTCTTGGATTCATTTGTTATGGTGACTGCTCCAGTCTGGGTTGAGAAAGTTGATTCTGCTGAAGATGTTTGAGCGGCACTAGGTGATATCTCTTTGAGTGTGGTTCCTTCACTTGTGGGAAATATAGTAGATGAGAGGGAAGGTATAGATTCAATTGCAATCATGGGTGATGTTGAAAGAACGGTCGAATATTTGGTAGAAGAAGCACTTTGCATGGATGCTCTTgtagtttctgtgttttctataGTTGAAGATTGGATCGAACTGACAGGTGTCGAAGAATGTGGGGAAGTCTTGGATTCATTTGTTATGGTGACTGCTCCAGTCTGAGTTGAGAAAGTTGACTCTGCTGAAGATGTTTGAGCAGCACTAGGTGATATCTCTTTGAGTGTGGTTGTTTCACTTGTTGGAATTGTAGTAGATGAGAGGGAAGGTATAGATTCAGTTGCAATCATGGGTGATGTTGAAAGAGTGGTCGAATTTTTGGTAGGGGAAGCACTTTGCATGGATGTTATTGGAGGTTCAGTATTTTCAACAGTTGAACCTTGAGTAGAACTGTAAGATGTGGAAGAATGTGAATAAGTCTTGGATTCATTTGTTATGGTGACTGCCCCAGTCTGTGTTGAGAAAGTTGATTCTGCTGAAGATGTTTGAGCGGCACTAGGTGATATCTCTTTGAGTGTGGTTGCTTCACTTGTGGGAAATATAGTAGATGAGAGGGAAGGTGTAGATTCAGTTGCAATCATGGGTGATGTTGAAAGAATGGTTGAAATATTGGTAGGAGAAGAACTTTCCATGGATGCTCTTgtagtttcagtgttttcaataGTTGAAGATTGGATCGAACTGACGGGTGTTGAAGAATGTGGAGAAGTATTGGATTCATTTGTTATGGTGACTGCTCCAGTCTGTGTTGAGAAAGCTGACTCTGCTGAAGATGTTTGAGCAACACTGGATGACGTTTCTTTGATTGTAGTTGCCTCACTTGTGGGAAATATAGTAGATGAGAGGGAAGGTGTAGATTCAGTTGCAATCATTTGTGATGTTGAAAGACTGTTTGAAATATTGGTAGGAGAAGCACTTTTCATGGATGTTATTGGAGTTTCAGTATTTTCTATAGTTGAAGATTGGATCGAACTGACAGGTTCGGGAGAATGTGGAGGAGTCTTGGATTCATTTGTTATGGTGACTGCTCCAGTCTGTGTTGAGAAAGCTGACtctgatgaagatgtttgaaCGGCACTAGGTGATATCTCTATGAGTGTGGTTGCTTCACTTGTTGGAATTATAGTAGATGATAGGGGCATCGTAGATTCAGTTGCAATCATTGGTGATGTTGAAAGAGTGGTCGAAATTTTGGTAGGAGAAGAACTTTCCATGGATGTTCTTgcagtttctgtcttttcaatAGTTGAACCTTGAGTAGAACTGGAAGGTGTGGAAGAATGTGAAGAAGTCTTGGATTCATTTGTTATGGTGACTGCTCCAGTCTGGGTTGAGAAAGTTGACTCCACTGAAGATGTTTGAGCGGCACTAGGTGATATCTCTTTGAGTGTGGTTGTTTCACTTGTTGGAATTATAGTAGATGAGAGGGGCATCGTAGATTCCATTGCAATCATTGGTGATGTTGAAAGAGTGGTCGAAACTTTGGTAGGAGAAGAACTTTCCATTGATGCTTTTgtagtttcagtgttttcaacagTTGAAGTTTGGATCGAACTGACAGGTGTCGAAGAATGTGGAGAAGTCTTGGATTCATTTGTTATGGTGACTGCTCCAGTCTGTGTTGAGAAAGTTGACTCTGCTGAAGATGTTTGAGTTGCACTAGGTGATATCTCTTTGAGTGTGGTTGTTTCAACTGTGGGAACAAAAGTAGATGAGAGGGAAGGTGTAGATTCAGTTGCAATCGTTGGTGATGTTGAAAGAATGGTTGAAATTTTGGTAGGGGAAGCACTTTCCATGGATTTTATTGGGGTTTCAGTATTTTCAATAGTTGAACCTTCAGTAGAACTGGAAGATGTGGAAGAATGTGCAGATGTCTTGGATTCATTTGTTATGGTGACTGTCCCAGTCTGGATTGAGAAAGTTGACTCTGCTGAAGATGTTTGAGCAACATTGGATGACGTTTCTTTGATTTGCATTGCTTCACTTGTGGGAAATATAGTAGATGAGAGGGAAGGTGTAGATTCAGTTGCAATCATTGGTGATGTTGAAAGAATGGTTGATATTTTGGTAGGGGAAGCACTTCGCATGGATGTTAATGGAGTCTCAGTATTTTCAATCTTTGAACCTTGAGTAGAACTGGAAGATGtggaaaaatgtgaagaagtcTTGGATTCATTTGTAATGGTGACTGCCCCAGTCTCGGTTGAGAAAGTTGACTCTGCTGAAGATGTTTGAGTGACACTAGTTGACGTTGTTTCTTTGATTGTGGTTGCTTCACTTGTGGGAACAATAGTCGAAAAGAGGGACGTTGTAGATATTGTTGCAATCATTGGTGATGTTGATTGGTGATTGGTCAGATCTGTGCTCTTTCTATGATCCCCAGCAGAAATTCTGTTCATCATGAGGTCTTTTAATTCTAGAGATCCAGTCgtatattgtttgtgtttttcatccaATTCTGGTACAATTTTCAAAACCTCTGACTGTTCATCTATTGTCATGTTTAATTTTGATAAATCATTCCTTCTATCGATGTCCGCtatttgtgttttcctccaTGTTTCTTCAGGTTGatcttgttttgcattttgatttcCTGTTAAGACAATATTTGAGCATGATACATAAATTTGTCAATGCAATTTCAGAGCAATTTGCATCTCAACTTCATTTTTTTACCAATTTCATCAgccttttttattgtttcaacaatgtgttcatatatatatactgtatatatatatatatatatatatatatatatatatatatatatatatatatatatatatatatatataatcctaatacaatattttttaatcaagtttttttttattactttctttgTTCCCCTTGTGGAGAGTTTGGCTTCCagattaatttttaatttaatgataaCTAAGGTCACACAAAAATTAAACTCCTTACCTTAATGTCGAACAGGTTATATTTTACTTATCTCAGGTGGGGCACATATCTAACGTGTGCTGTTGTTCTTACACAATTTAATTTCTGCAATTATTAACTGCCAGTCAATCTACAGGAAGTATCGGATATTTCCTTGTTATATGAATACTATTTCTTTCATGGAATTCAGTAACATTACTGTTGAGATGATTGTAAATGTTAAGAAATGAACTGACTGAAAACTTTAATATCTTATCAGTGTAGAGATGTACTTAGAAAATTAAGcaacattaaaattataaaaagtAAGGTTGCTGGCACAACTTCCCCTACTTCCAAGGTGCATGGAGAAACGTAAAAGTctaaagaggtcaaaactccagcaacacttgcagtaaacagaagaactttattAGACCGACACATTTCAGCATGTGGCCTCCATCAGggtaatcaaaacaaaacacatcacataaaTAGGttttaatgtataataataagtttaataagtttaatttaataatacCTTTATCAGGGTCATTAAAAGATGACAATGATGATTCCCCTATCTAAATGTTActtgtgatgtgttttgtgatgaccctgatgaaggcTACAAGCCAAAACACGTCTCATAATATTCTTCTGTTTCctgcaagtgttgctggagtcTCGACCTCTTTAGTAAATAATATGAGTCATAGTAGGGATGAGTAATAGAAGGGATCATTTGGATTTCACAACGGGTTTTGAATAAGTTTCctaaattaacaaaatattacTTCAGGTGACttcaatttaaaataacaacaaatgacaaaccaaaatagtcatagtTTTTGTGAACAATATTGTGTCAAAAATAACACATACATTGAGTACAAATAATCTTAATGTATAGGCCTGAGGATTGTATATGGATTAATGTGCATGTGAAAAGCATTGAGCAGAGTAATTGTATTTGTACTTTAAGCACTGA is drawn from Seriola aureovittata isolate HTS-2021-v1 ecotype China chromosome 2, ASM2101889v1, whole genome shotgun sequence and contains these coding sequences:
- the LOC130179634 gene encoding mucin-3B isoform X4 gives rise to the protein MLSYFFVDTGAVPARKANFTLEIQVSFQPAFNDLSSPLSLKFINTLKLQLEALCRAADPQSFEKVEIIKLSEGSVIAESVAEYSYANNETQIQFVNSQLDGVLTNILNDTSNLRKISQAFNSSSVTLNGLTFQPPAITNVTDLKPFVNCTQFANYTAEISNGQWQCVGPCKTNPDYCHQHGQCFNDIHKGPTCRCFESSLEQFYGPQCDLFRRGPGFYGALFGSLAAALLLLIIIVIAVIVKKKYMGVWKRNNSYDRRLSAFEEDFFDFSDTGVHNLGLAGTYTSHGFRPHLENVDTQLQFTTRRPEILNINPR
- the LOC130179634 gene encoding mucin-2 isoform X1, coding for MYRKMKRWIYLESCNWKRFSTILIILTFVVIVLIAFCISFAHKRGNQNAKQDQPEETWRKTQIADIDRRNDLSKLNMTIDEQSEVLKIVPELDEKHKQYTTGSLELKDLMMNRISAGDHRKSTDLTNHQSTSPMIATISTTSLFSTIVPTSEATTIKETTSTSVTQTSSAESTFSTETGAVTITNESKTSSHFSTSSSSTQGSKIENTETPLTSMRSASPTKISTILSTSPMIATESTPSLSSTIFPTSEAMQIKETSSNVAQTSSAESTFSIQTGTVTITNESKTSAHSSTSSSSTEGSTIENTETPIKSMESASPTKISTILSTSPTIATESTPSLSSTFVPTVETTTLKEISPSATQTSSAESTFSTQTGAVTITNESKTSPHSSTPVSSIQTSTVENTETTKASMESSSPTKVSTTLSTSPMIAMESTMPLSSTIIPTSETTTLKEISPSAAQTSSVESTFSTQTGAVTITNESKTSSHSSTPSSSTQGSTIEKTETARTSMESSSPTKISTTLSTSPMIATESTMPLSSTIIPTSEATTLIEISPSAVQTSSSESAFSTQTGAVTITNESKTPPHSPEPVSSIQSSTIENTETPITSMKSASPTNISNSLSTSQMIATESTPSLSSTIFPTSEATTIKETSSSVAQTSSAESAFSTQTGAVTITNESNTSPHSSTPVSSIQSSTIENTETTRASMESSSPTNISTILSTSPMIATESTPSLSSTIFPTSEATTLKEISPSAAQTSSAESTFSTQTGAVTITNESKTYSHSSTSYSSTQGSTVENTEPPITSMQSASPTKNSTTLSTSPMIATESIPSLSSTTIPTSETTTLKEISPSAAQTSSAESTFSTQTGAVTITNESKTSPHSSTPVSSIQSSTIENTETTRASMQSASSTKYSTVLSTSPMIAIESIPSLSSTIFPTSEGTTLKEISPSAAQTSSAESTFSTQTGAVTITNESKTSSHSSTSSSSTQGSSIENTETLKTSMQSASPTNISTILSTSPMFATESTPSLSSTIFPTSEAITIKETSSNIAQTSSAESTFSTQTGAVIITNESKTSPHSLTPVSLIQSSTIENTETTRASMESSSPNKVSTTLSTSPMIATESTMPLSSTTIPTSETTTLKEISPSAPLKSSSESTFSTQTRVVTITNESKTSPPSSTPSSSFQTSTVKNTELSEIPVQTSSSLKFSTTAFTTTHSVQTTSVGNTSAPPTSNQGTSSVTSTVLQNTSFLTTNQPLFTSRTTVTSTTNVSTVSHSPTNSSTSLTMTPKDTVQTATPIVNSTITTNMVTPTLSSPSAVNPNSETTATSHAFSTVSYNTKPLTQSTAVTNEKSSSSPQTSSPTAQTSKASTSNATITMTTPSTTPQCTDEDCQCAGGTCKYNTTLGKCSCHCQEFIFGDICSFGDNNTAAHIDTGAVPARKANFTLEIQVSFQPAFNDLSSPLSLKFINTLKLQLEALCRAADPQSFEKVEIIKLSEGSVIAESVAEYSYANNETQIQFVNSQLDGVLTNILNDTSNLRKISQAFNSSSVTLNGLTFQPPAITNVTDLKPFVNCTQFANYTAEISNGQWQCVGPCKTNPDYCHQHGQCFNDIHKGPTCRCFESSLEQFYGPQCDLFRRGPGFYGALFGSLAAALLLLIIIVIAVIVKKKYMGVWKRNNSYDRRLSAFEEDFFDFSDTGVHNLGLAGTYTSHGFRPHLENVDTQLQFTTRRPEILNINPR
- the LOC130179634 gene encoding mucin-2 isoform X3; amino-acid sequence: MTIDEQSEVLKIVPELDEKHKQYTTGSLELKDLMMNRISAGDHRKSTDLTNHQSTSPMIATISTTSLFSTIVPTSEATTIKETTSTSVTQTSSAESTFSTETGAVTITNESKTSSHFSTSSSSTQGSKIENTETPLTSMRSASPTKISTILSTSPMIATESTPSLSSTIFPTSEAMQIKETSSNVAQTSSAESTFSIQTGTVTITNESKTSAHSSTSSSSTEGSTIENTETPIKSMESASPTKISTILSTSPTIATESTPSLSSTFVPTVETTTLKEISPSATQTSSAESTFSTQTGAVTITNESKTSPHSSTPVSSIQTSTVENTETTKASMESSSPTKVSTTLSTSPMIAMESTMPLSSTIIPTSETTTLKEISPSAAQTSSVESTFSTQTGAVTITNESKTSSHSSTPSSSTQGSTIEKTETARTSMESSSPTKISTTLSTSPMIATESTMPLSSTIIPTSEATTLIEISPSAVQTSSSESAFSTQTGAVTITNESKTPPHSPEPVSSIQSSTIENTETPITSMKSASPTNISNSLSTSQMIATESTPSLSSTIFPTSEATTIKETSSSVAQTSSAESAFSTQTGAVTITNESNTSPHSSTPVSSIQSSTIENTETTRASMESSSPTNISTILSTSPMIATESTPSLSSTIFPTSEATTLKEISPSAAQTSSAESTFSTQTGAVTITNESKTYSHSSTSYSSTQGSTVENTEPPITSMQSASPTKNSTTLSTSPMIATESIPSLSSTTIPTSETTTLKEISPSAAQTSSAESTFSTQTGAVTITNESKTSPHSSTPVSSIQSSTIENTETTRASMQSASSTKYSTVLSTSPMIAIESIPSLSSTIFPTSEGTTLKEISPSAAQTSSAESTFSTQTGAVTITNESKTSSHSSTSSSSTQGSSIENTETLKTSMQSASPTNISTILSTSPMFATESTPSLSSTIFPTSEAITIKETSSNIAQTSSAESTFSTQTGAVIITNESKTSPHSLTPVSLIQSSTIENTETTRASMESSSPNKVSTTLSTSPMIATESTMPLSSTTIPTSETTTLKEISPSAPLKSSSESTFSTQTRVVTITNESKTSPPSSTPSSSFQTSTVKNTELSEIPVQTSSSLKFSTTAFTTTHSVQTTSVGNTSAPPTSNQGTSSVTSTVLQNTSFLTTNQPLFTSRTTVTSTTNVSTVSHSPTNSSTSLTMTPKDTVQTATPIVNSTITTNMVTPTLSSPSAVNPNSETTATSHAFSTVSYNTKPLTQSTAVTNEKSSSSPQTSSPTAQTSKASTSNATITMTTPSTTPQCTDEDCQCAGGTCKYNTTLGKCSCHCQEFIFGDICSFGDNNTAAHIDTGAVPARKANFTLEIQVSFQPAFNDLSSPLSLKFINTLKLQLEALCRAADPQSFEKVEIIKLSEGSVIAESVAEYSYANNETQIQFVNSQLDGVLTNILNDTSNLRKISQAFNSSSVTLNGLTFQPPAITNVTDLKPFVNCTQFANYTAEISNGQWQCVGPCKTNPDYCHQHGQCFNDIHKGPTCRCFESSLEQFYGPQCDLFRRGPGFYGALFGSLAAALLLLIIIVIAVIVKKKYMGVWKRNNSYDRRLSAFEEDFFDFSDTGVHNLGLAGTYTSHGFRPHLENVDTQLQFTTRRPEILNINPR
- the LOC130179634 gene encoding mucin-2 isoform X2; the encoded protein is MYRKMKRWIYLESCNWKRFSTILIILTFVVIVLIAFCISFAHKRGNQNAKQDQPEETWRKTQIADIDRRNDLSKLNMTIDEQSEVLKIVPELDEKHKQYTTGSLELKDLMMNRISAGDHRKSTDLTNHQSTSPMIATISTTSLFSTIVPTSEATTIKETTSTSVTQTSSAESTFSTETGAVTITNESKTSSHFSTSSSSTQGSKIENTETPLTSMRSASPTKISTILSTSPMIATESTPSLSSTIFPTSEAMQIKETSSNVAQTSSAESTFSIQTGTVTITNESKTSAHSSTSSSSTEGSTIENTETPIKSMESASPTKISTILSTSPTIATESTPSLSSTFVPTVETTTLKEISPSATQTSSAESTFSTQTGAVTITNESKTSPHSSTPVSSIQTSTVENTETTKASMESSSPTKVSTTLSTSPMIAMESTMPLSSTIIPTSETTTLKEISPSAAQTSSVESTFSTQTGAVTITNESKTSSHSSTPSSSTQGSTIEKTETARTSMESSSPTKISTTLSTSPMIATESTMPLSSTIIPTSEATTLIEISPSAVQTSSSESAFSTQTGAVTITNESKTPPHSPEPVSSIQSSTIENTETPITSMKSASPTNISNSLSTSQMIATESTPSLSSTIFPTSEATTIKETSSSVAQTSSAESAFSTQTGAVTITNESNTSPHSSTPVSSIQSSTIENTETTRASMESSSPTNISTILSTSPMIATESTPSLSSTIFPTSEATTLKEISPSAAQTSSAESTFSTQTGAVTITNESKTYSHSSTSYSSTQGSTVENTEPPITSMQSASPTKNSTTLSTSPMIATESIPSLSSTTIPTSETTTLKEISPSAAQTSSAESTFSTQTGAVTITNESKTSPHSSTPVSSIQSSTIENTETTRASMQSASSTKYSTVLSTSPMIAIESIPSLSSTIFPTSEGTTLKEISPSAAQTSSAESTFSTQTGAVTITNESKTSSHSSTSSSSTQGSSIENTETLKTSMQSASPTNISTILSTSPMFATESTPSLSSTIFPTSEAITIKETSSNIAQTSSAESTFSTQTGAVIITNESKTSPHSLTPVSLIQSSTIENTETTRASMESSSPNKVSTTLSTSPMIATESTMPLSSTTIPTSETTTLKEISPSAPLKSSSESTFSTQTRVVTITNESKTSPPSSTPSSSFQTSTVKNTELSEIPVQTSSSLKFSTTAFTTTHSVQTTSVGNTSAPPTSNQGTSSVTSTVLQNTSFLTTNQPLFTSRTTVTSTTNVSTVSHSPTNSSTSLTMTPKDTVQTATPIVNSTITTNMVTPTLSSPSAVNPNSETTATSHAFSTVSYNTKPLTQSTAVTNEKSSSSPQTSSPTAQTSKASTSNATITMTTPSTTPQCTDEDCQCAGGTCKYNTTLGKCSCHCQEFIFGDICSFGDNNTAAHIDTGAVPARKANFTLEIQVSFQPAFNDLSSPLSLKFINTLKLQLEALCRAADPQSFEKVEIIKLSEGSVIAESVAEYSYANNETQIQFVNSQLDGVLTNILNDTSNLRKISQAFNSSSVTLNGLTFQPPAITNVTDLKPFVNCTQFANYTAEISNGQWQCVGPCKTNPDYCHQHGQCFNDIHKGPTCRCFESSLEQFYGPQCDLFRRGPGFYGALFGSLAAALLLLIIIVIAVIVKKKYMGVW